A region of Chloracidobacterium sp. DNA encodes the following proteins:
- the dnaE gene encoding DNA polymerase III subunit alpha, with amino-acid sequence MLQSTIQLKHLAAKLDELGQKACAITDYGNMYGAVSFFNVMSAKGITPIIGYEAFVRFGSRFDRTTAVEAGERGYYNLILLARDLEGYQNLVHLSSMAFTEGFYYKPRIDLEILAEKSAGLIGLSGGIDGAVGHFLATGNEEKALAHAKTFEDIFGAGNFFLEIQDRVGDDGKKLIKDTVELSKQSNIQLVATNDVHYLNQDDARAHQLLIAIGEGRTVSDKSYGSDAIRYLRSAEEMWAIFGNELPASLTNTTKIAEMCDLVIPQGDDVRQLPNYPVPVDSGFVGVDEYFEKVLWDGFEDRRKTEWDPMNALGTLKHDLAEYKERLNIEIATIKEMGFPGYFLIVWDFIKYAREQDIPVGPGRGSAAGSLAAYCMRITDVDPLQYDLLFERFLNPGRISMPDIDIDFCIRGRGNVIDHVTEFYGRESVCQIITFGTMASRAAIKDVGRALGMEFGSVEKVAKMIPPPIRGRNVSISQAIETVPEMKAAMKDAGVKELIDLALKLEGCSRHTSVHAAGVVISPRPLHELVPVAMSSKDELTSQYPMNDLEKVGMLKMDFLGLTTLTVINDCLISMKEKLGVTIDWTEIPTNDQKTMELFGEGRTEAIFQFESSGMQDMCRKLRPKELEDLSALNALYRPGPLDGGMIDDFIDRHRGVKEVEYIVPEMEGILGNTFGVLVYQEQIMQLAQKLAGYSLGDADLMRRAMGKKKQEEMARHENQFIDGAVERGIKKKTAKDIFDLMAKFADYGFNRSHSMAYAILAFRTAYLKAHYPAYFYASVLSHEADDSAKVYKYSSELRSMGLALLPPDINESEVGFTPVENTVRYGLTAIKGMGTTSVQAMMDARKNGKFTSLFDFCSRLGSGAVNRRGLESLIAAGAFDSLMAEGIELGAWRAQNHAAIDAALQQGQRAAENRMRGQSGLFGAVESENDAAETLPQTVAWPQSEVARREKAAIGFYLSTHPLDNFKDLLAGMRLKSIAEYDDLLSGQSLKIAGMVSGLQVRTSKRGNRFAQCRIEDRSSSIKGLLLGESFNKLSSILADDGLFIAEGNIEAAEGQEPTLKINSLQSLEDAEAGRARELRIKCPALNGSTETFLENLLVLFDRYKGGCRVILEINADRANVTLQSEGVMVEGSRALQRELESRGCVVDWVN; translated from the coding sequence TTGTTACAGAGCACAATCCAACTTAAACATCTTGCGGCAAAACTTGACGAACTCGGGCAAAAGGCTTGCGCAATAACGGACTACGGCAATATGTATGGTGCCGTTTCGTTTTTTAATGTGATGTCTGCTAAGGGCATTACGCCTATCATCGGATATGAAGCTTTTGTTAGATTTGGCAGCCGTTTTGACAGAACGACGGCAGTAGAAGCAGGCGAAAGAGGCTATTACAACCTAATATTGTTGGCCCGCGATCTCGAAGGTTACCAGAACCTTGTCCATCTATCTTCAATGGCGTTCACCGAAGGGTTTTATTATAAACCGCGTATTGACCTTGAGATTCTCGCGGAAAAAAGCGCCGGGTTGATCGGTCTATCGGGTGGAATTGATGGTGCTGTTGGTCATTTTCTCGCGACTGGCAATGAAGAAAAGGCGCTCGCGCATGCAAAGACTTTTGAGGACATTTTTGGTGCAGGAAATTTCTTTCTCGAAATACAAGATCGAGTTGGCGACGACGGCAAGAAGCTGATCAAAGATACAGTCGAACTCTCGAAACAAAGCAACATTCAACTCGTTGCGACGAACGATGTCCACTATCTAAACCAGGATGATGCTCGGGCTCATCAACTATTGATCGCTATCGGTGAAGGACGAACGGTCAGCGACAAGTCATACGGTTCCGATGCTATCCGTTATTTGCGTTCTGCCGAAGAGATGTGGGCGATCTTTGGCAACGAACTGCCGGCATCGCTTACTAACACAACGAAGATCGCTGAGATGTGTGATCTCGTTATACCACAAGGCGACGACGTGCGTCAGTTGCCGAATTATCCTGTTCCGGTCGATTCAGGTTTTGTAGGTGTTGACGAGTATTTTGAAAAAGTTTTGTGGGATGGTTTTGAAGATCGCAGAAAAACCGAATGGGATCCGATGAACGCACTCGGTACGCTCAAACACGATCTTGCAGAATACAAAGAGCGGCTCAACATTGAGATCGCGACGATCAAGGAAATGGGTTTTCCCGGTTACTTTTTGATCGTTTGGGATTTTATCAAATACGCACGCGAGCAGGACATTCCGGTCGGGCCCGGGCGCGGTTCGGCCGCCGGTTCGCTTGCGGCTTATTGTATGCGCATCACCGACGTTGATCCGCTGCAATATGATCTTCTCTTTGAGCGATTTCTAAATCCGGGTCGCATTTCGATGCCTGATATCGATATTGATTTCTGTATTCGAGGACGCGGAAATGTTATCGATCACGTGACGGAATTTTACGGACGCGAATCTGTCTGCCAAATCATTACGTTTGGAACCATGGCTTCGAGGGCTGCGATCAAGGATGTGGGCCGTGCATTGGGCATGGAGTTTGGCTCGGTGGAAAAGGTCGCGAAGATGATACCTCCGCCAATACGCGGCCGTAACGTGAGCATTTCACAGGCAATCGAAACCGTGCCTGAAATGAAAGCCGCAATGAAAGATGCCGGTGTCAAGGAACTCATCGATCTTGCACTCAAATTGGAAGGCTGTTCGAGGCACACGTCGGTTCACGCAGCAGGAGTTGTTATTTCACCCAGGCCGCTGCACGAACTTGTGCCCGTCGCAATGTCCAGTAAAGACGAACTCACGAGCCAGTATCCGATGAACGACCTTGAAAAAGTCGGGATGCTCAAGATGGATTTTCTCGGGTTGACCACGCTGACGGTCATCAACGACTGTCTCATTTCAATGAAGGAAAAACTCGGCGTGACGATCGACTGGACAGAAATTCCGACAAACGATCAGAAGACGATGGAGCTTTTTGGCGAAGGCCGCACCGAAGCGATATTCCAATTCGAATCTTCGGGAATGCAGGACATGTGCCGTAAACTTCGGCCAAAGGAACTCGAAGATCTTTCTGCTTTAAACGCGCTTTATCGTCCCGGCCCGCTTGATGGTGGAATGATCGATGATTTTATTGACCGGCATCGTGGCGTTAAAGAAGTTGAGTACATTGTGCCTGAAATGGAAGGCATTCTTGGCAACACTTTTGGCGTGCTTGTATATCAGGAACAGATCATGCAACTCGCGCAGAAGTTGGCCGGTTATAGTCTTGGCGACGCCGATCTAATGCGCCGGGCGATGGGCAAAAAGAAGCAGGAAGAAATGGCGCGTCATGAGAACCAATTCATCGACGGCGCTGTCGAGCGCGGCATAAAGAAGAAAACCGCCAAAGATATTTTTGACCTGATGGCAAAGTTTGCCGATTACGGATTTAACCGCAGTCACTCGATGGCGTATGCGATCCTGGCGTTTCGAACTGCATACCTTAAGGCTCATTATCCAGCGTATTTTTATGCGTCAGTTCTCTCGCACGAAGCGGATGACAGCGCGAAGGTTTATAAATATTCAAGTGAGTTGCGATCGATGGGACTCGCACTATTACCACCGGATATTAATGAAAGTGAAGTTGGTTTTACACCGGTCGAAAACACCGTACGTTACGGCCTGACCGCGATTAAGGGCATGGGTACGACGAGCGTGCAGGCGATGATGGACGCAAGAAAGAACGGCAAGTTTACTTCTCTTTTCGATTTTTGTTCACGGTTAGGATCAGGAGCAGTAAATCGTCGTGGTTTGGAAAGTTTGATCGCCGCAGGTGCTTTCGATTCGCTGATGGCGGAAGGAATAGAACTCGGTGCGTGGCGTGCCCAGAATCATGCTGCGATAGATGCTGCATTACAACAAGGCCAGCGCGCGGCCGAAAACAGGATGCGTGGACAAAGCGGACTGTTCGGTGCGGTTGAAAGCGAAAATGACGCTGCCGAAACGTTGCCGCAAACAGTAGCATGGCCGCAAAGTGAGGTTGCGAGACGCGAGAAGGCGGCGATCGGCTTTTATCTTTCGACGCATCCGCTCGACAATTTCAAAGACTTGCTTGCCGGAATGCGGCTAAAAAGCATTGCTGAATACGATGATCTGCTTTCCGGCCAGAGCCTCAAGATCGCCGGAATGGTCAGTGGTTTACAGGTTCGCACGAGCAAACGCGGCAATCGATTTGCACAATGCCGCATCGAAGATCGTTCGAGTTCTATCAAAGGACTTTTGCTGGGCGAGAGCTTTAATAAACTAAGTTCCATTTTAGCCGACGATGGGCTGTTCATCGCCGAAGGCAACATCGAAGCTGCGGAAGGACAAGAGCCGACGTTAAAGATCAACAGTCTTCAATCGCTTGAAGATGCCGAGGCAGGCAGAGCTCGCGAATTGCGCATCAAATGCCCTGCTCTTAACGGTTCTACAGAAACTTTTCTTGAGAATCTTTTGGTTCTTTTCGATCGCTACAAAGGAGGCTGCAGAGTCATTCTTGAGATCAATGCCGATAGAGCGAATGTCACTCTTCAGTCCGAAGGTGTGATGGTCGAAGGCAGCCGGGCTTTGCAGCGCGAACTCGAATCCCGCGGCTGCGTTGTAGATTGGGTTAACTAG
- a CDS encoding addiction module protein, with the protein MSVIAEVEQLALSLTDNERAQLADKLIASLPDDFIDEAEIEEALQRSREMDEEPSRIITLEQLDGMIADRPRHR; encoded by the coding sequence ATGTCAGTTATAGCAGAAGTAGAACAATTGGCCTTGTCACTTACGGACAATGAGCGTGCCCAACTCGCCGATAAGCTGATCGCGTCTTTGCCGGACGATTTTATAGACGAAGCCGAGATCGAAGAAGCTCTTCAACGCAGCCGCGAGATGGATGAAGAACCAAGTCGGATCATCACGCTGGAGCAGCTTGATGGAATGATTGCGGATCGCCCCCGCCACAGATGA
- the miaB gene encoding tRNA (N6-isopentenyl adenosine(37)-C2)-methylthiotransferase MiaB, which translates to MKKVYLETFGCQMNVSDSERISTTLARDGYEMTADETSADVVIINTCSVRENAEHKLYSRVGRLRKRTANKMPVVGVMGCVAQLEGETLFNKIEGVNFVLGTRAVGRVSTAIEETFRTGKTILDVGEREDDYDWTVADTHRHSPYIAFLPIIEGCNKFCSYCIVPFSRGRERSFEATELVRQIEELKKKGVREVHLIGQNVNSYRPETDAGLEKVAGKSHFSKLLHAVAATGMERIKFATSFPRDFRTDIVDAIEEHENLCNWVHLPVQSGSNRVLKLMKRGHTIEKYFAQIDRLKSSSRDISLSTDIIVGFPGETEKDFQDTVKMVEYCGFDMAYIFKYSPRPGTPAYEMHDDVSPAEKTLRFMELERTQKYIQDKRLQRYLNKVLKVLVERRSTRTESGLTGHSTCHKVVNFVGQGDLAGKIVDVRITDIKPNSLFGEIH; encoded by the coding sequence ATGAAGAAAGTTTATCTCGAAACATTTGGCTGTCAAATGAACGTCTCCGATTCGGAGCGCATTTCGACGACTCTTGCTAGAGACGGCTATGAAATGACCGCGGATGAGACGTCAGCAGATGTTGTGATCATAAATACCTGTTCGGTTCGTGAGAATGCCGAGCACAAACTGTATTCGCGCGTTGGACGTTTACGCAAGAGAACGGCAAACAAAATGCCAGTCGTCGGAGTAATGGGCTGCGTTGCACAATTAGAGGGAGAAACGCTTTTTAATAAGATCGAAGGTGTTAATTTTGTACTTGGAACAAGAGCTGTAGGCCGCGTCTCAACCGCCATCGAAGAGACTTTTCGAACAGGCAAAACTATTCTTGATGTCGGGGAACGCGAAGACGATTATGACTGGACCGTCGCCGATACACATCGCCATTCGCCATATATCGCATTTTTGCCGATCATCGAGGGCTGCAATAAGTTTTGTAGCTACTGCATAGTGCCATTCTCGCGGGGCAGGGAACGCAGCTTTGAAGCAACCGAATTAGTTCGGCAAATAGAGGAATTAAAGAAAAAAGGTGTCAGGGAAGTCCACCTCATCGGTCAAAATGTAAATAGTTATCGTCCGGAAACCGATGCCGGGCTGGAAAAAGTCGCAGGGAAGTCGCACTTTTCAAAACTTTTACATGCCGTTGCCGCAACCGGTATGGAGCGTATAAAGTTTGCGACCTCATTTCCCCGCGATTTCAGGACGGACATAGTAGATGCCATCGAGGAACACGAAAATCTCTGCAATTGGGTGCATTTGCCCGTTCAATCCGGCAGCAATCGTGTGCTTAAACTAATGAAACGCGGCCATACGATCGAGAAGTACTTTGCTCAAATCGACCGCTTAAAGTCATCAAGCCGTGATATTTCGCTCTCGACTGACATTATTGTAGGTTTTCCCGGCGAGACCGAGAAAGATTTTCAGGACACTGTTAAGATGGTCGAATATTGTGGGTTTGATATGGCTTATATTTTCAAATATTCGCCGCGTCCCGGCACACCGGCGTACGAAATGCATGACGATGTTTCGCCAGCGGAGAAAACGTTACGTTTCATGGAACTTGAGCGAACCCAGAAATACATACAAGACAAGCGTTTACAACGATATCTTAATAAAGTGCTTAAAGTGTTAGTTGAAAGAAGATCAACGCGAACGGAAAGCGGTTTAACCGGACACTCTACTTGCCACAAAGTAGTTAATTTCGTTGGTCAGGGCGATTTGGCTGGTAAAATAGTTGATGTCAGAATCACAGATATCAAGCCCAACTCATTATTTGGCGAAATTCATTAA
- a CDS encoding acetyl-CoA carboxylase carboxyltransferase subunit alpha produces MTTTAFERVQTARHPDRPYAMDLMNTVFTDFVEIHGDRRFADDPAMIAGFARLDDIEVCVVGQQKGRDINERRHRNFAMPKPEGYRKALRVMNLAEKFGRPIITIIDTPGAYPGIDAEERGQAEAIAFNLREMAGLKVPVVVVVLGEGGSGGALAIGIGNRVLMMENAVYSVISPEGCAAILWKDAGRAADAAEGLKLTASELKKFDIIDEIVSEPSPWTMPTEDDAKSQKAFDKICETLKKTLLREIKALTSLDTKKLLDERYKKFRGMGEWV; encoded by the coding sequence ATGACTACGACCGCTTTTGAACGCGTCCAGACAGCTCGACATCCTGATCGGCCTTACGCGATGGATCTGATGAACACGGTTTTTACTGATTTTGTCGAGATCCATGGTGACCGCCGCTTTGCTGATGACCCGGCGATGATCGCTGGGTTTGCGCGGCTTGATGATATCGAGGTTTGTGTTGTTGGACAGCAAAAAGGGCGTGATATCAACGAGCGCCGTCATCGCAATTTTGCCATGCCAAAGCCTGAAGGTTATCGCAAAGCACTTCGGGTAATGAACCTCGCTGAAAAATTTGGCCGTCCTATCATCACGATTATTGATACGCCCGGAGCGTATCCCGGCATAGACGCCGAGGAACGCGGCCAAGCGGAAGCGATCGCGTTTAACCTGCGCGAAATGGCTGGCTTGAAAGTTCCCGTTGTTGTAGTTGTCCTTGGCGAAGGCGGCAGCGGCGGAGCACTTGCTATCGGCATCGGGAATCGAGTTCTGATGATGGAAAATGCGGTCTATTCGGTGATCTCACCCGAAGGCTGCGCGGCTATTCTCTGGAAAGATGCCGGACGGGCTGCCGATGCCGCAGAGGGATTGAAGCTGACGGCATCGGAATTGAAAAAGTTCGACATCATCGACGAGATCGTCTCCGAACCCAGCCCCTGGACAATGCCCACTGAGGACGACGCAAAAAGTCAAAAAGCGTTCGACAAGATCTGCGAAACACTAAAAAAGACGCTTCTTCGAGAGATCAAAGCTCTCACTTCGCTGGACACAAAAAAACTCCTCGACGAGAGGTATAAGAAATTTCGCGGGATGGGTGAGTGGGTTTAA
- a CDS encoding methionine adenosyltransferase — MSKGNFLFTSESVTEGHPDKIADHVSDAILDAILAQDPTARVACETLVTTGLAVVAGEITTTARVNYKEIIRETIEEIGYNNAEFGYDSNTCSVIDAIGTQSPDISQGVDTGGAGDQGLMFGFACNETPELMPMPIQMAHNLTRQLSKVRRDGTVPYLRPDGKSQVSIEYRDGRPFRVEAVVISSQTADLDIEDIRADIMEHVIKPVIPAELLDDNTKYHINPTGKFVIGGPMGDAGLTGRKIIVDTYGGYAPHGGGAFSGKDPTKVDRSAAYMARYIAKNVVAAGLADKCTVQLAYAIGVAEPVSVLIDTHGTGTIDDERIADIVRENFTLTPAAIIETLDLRRPIYKATARFGHFGRVNDEFSWEKTDKAEALRSAAEKGAAA; from the coding sequence TTGAGTAAGGGAAATTTTTTATTTACATCCGAGTCGGTAACCGAAGGCCATCCGGATAAAATTGCGGACCATGTTAGCGATGCCATTCTTGATGCGATCCTTGCTCAGGACCCTACGGCACGAGTTGCTTGTGAGACATTGGTGACGACAGGCTTGGCAGTCGTCGCAGGCGAGATCACGACAACGGCAAGAGTCAATTACAAAGAGATCATTCGTGAAACAATCGAAGAGATAGGATACAACAACGCCGAGTTTGGTTACGACTCAAATACCTGTAGCGTCATTGATGCTATCGGTACGCAGTCGCCCGACATTTCGCAAGGAGTTGATACTGGCGGTGCTGGAGATCAGGGTTTGATGTTTGGCTTTGCTTGTAATGAGACACCCGAGCTGATGCCGATGCCTATACAGATGGCTCACAATCTCACGAGACAATTGTCGAAGGTGCGTCGCGACGGTACAGTTCCCTATCTGCGGCCCGATGGAAAATCACAGGTTTCGATCGAGTATCGCGATGGACGTCCGTTTCGTGTTGAAGCTGTGGTTATCTCTTCGCAGACTGCTGACCTCGACATCGAAGACATTCGTGCTGACATCATGGAGCACGTTATCAAACCTGTTATCCCCGCTGAACTTCTCGATGACAACACGAAGTATCACATTAATCCGACCGGAAAATTTGTCATCGGTGGACCAATGGGAGATGCGGGTTTGACTGGCCGCAAGATCATCGTTGACACCTATGGCGGATACGCTCCGCATGGCGGCGGTGCTTTTTCGGGTAAGGATCCGACCAAGGTTGACCGCTCGGCGGCGTATATGGCGCGTTACATTGCAAAGAATGTCGTCGCTGCGGGACTTGCTGACAAATGCACGGTTCAATTGGCATACGCTATCGGCGTTGCGGAACCTGTTTCGGTCTTGATCGACACACACGGCACTGGGACGATTGACGACGAAAGGATCGCAGACATCGTCCGTGAGAATTTTACTTTGACCCCTGCAGCGATCATCGAAACGCTCGACCTTCGCCGCCCTATCTACAAGGCGACGGCTCGCTTTGGACATTTTGGACGCGTGAACGACGAATTCTCTTGGGAAAAGACTGACAAGGCCGAGGCCTTGAGATCGGCTGCCGAAAAAGGAGCAGCGGCTTAA
- a CDS encoding bifunctional nuclease family protein has translation MENGHNLIEVKIGALIMDPNTNTPIVVLKGIESETVLPIWVGAFEANAIALEIEKVVPQRPMTHDLLRNVIIECQLSAKSVVITDLQENTFYARIELKDKNEEAVMLDARPSDAIALALRLDCPIFVEQKVIDLSAAAHTPESPQDNTETPVDDWPELIG, from the coding sequence ATGGAAAACGGGCATAACCTTATAGAAGTAAAGATCGGTGCATTAATAATGGACCCGAACACTAATACGCCTATCGTGGTGCTTAAGGGCATTGAATCGGAAACCGTACTGCCCATTTGGGTTGGAGCGTTTGAAGCCAATGCTATTGCCCTGGAGATCGAAAAGGTCGTTCCACAACGGCCTATGACTCACGATTTGCTAAGGAACGTCATAATTGAGTGCCAATTGTCCGCAAAGAGTGTCGTTATTACGGACCTGCAAGAAAATACGTTCTACGCCCGCATCGAGCTAAAAGACAAAAACGAAGAAGCCGTAATGCTCGACGCCCGTCCGTCTGATGCAATCGCTCTTGCTTTAAGGCTCGATTGCCCTATATTTGTTGAACAAAAGGTGATCGACCTTTCAGCAGCAGCTCACACGCCTGAAAGCCCTCAGGATAACACGGAAACTCCAGTTGATGACTGGCCGGAGCTAATCGGCTGA
- a CDS encoding AbrB/MazE/SpoVT family DNA-binding domain-containing protein, which translates to MKAEAKLTSKWRITVPKQVREALGIKPGDKIIFEQIGNDIFVRRAIGRRSFTDRNLLNILM; encoded by the coding sequence ATGAAGGCGGAAGCTAAACTCACAAGTAAATGGCGGATTACCGTGCCAAAGCAAGTGCGCGAGGCTTTGGGGATAAAGCCTGGGGACAAGATCATTTTCGAGCAAATTGGGAATGACATTTTTGTCCGGCGTGCCATTGGAAGGCGCTCCTTCACGGATAGAAATTTGCTTAACATTTTAATGTGA
- a CDS encoding DUF262 domain-containing protein produces MAKVYLDALLPREDFEAEETETSMKKKESFSISDIRETDFFYRSLRKPDFQRETNEWDPKRVVQLVKSFVDGELIPAIILWHSKSGLSFVIDGSHRLSSLIAWINDDYGSGTTSKTNLQGLVPEEQIAAAARTRKLVEKQVGRYSDYVLAASSPEKVAPEIAARAKKLGALAVQLQWVEGNAQTAETSFFNINQQAVKINETELKLIKSRKRPNGIAARAIIKEGQSHHYWSKFSQEVSEQIEELSHELSDLMFLPKLKNPVKTLDLPIGGKGYSAQSPLLVFELVNAVNNVGTSELNEDIDGAVAVQFLKNTLKVVRRVNSLHPSSLGLHPAVYFYSRGGRHKSASFSAIIEFLIELDSKRLLKEFTSIRSIFEDILLDDDYIPEQILRHHRTAAKAVPHITTYFRHLMEHLLAAKKIPNFTIVNDDVVREVLSKKEYRFVKTVAVENESSEGESFSDETKSAVFITEALQRAIRCKICNARMHINSITIDHIQRKSEGGTAALDNAQVAHPFCNTTVKH; encoded by the coding sequence ATGGCTAAAGTATATTTAGACGCACTACTTCCGAGAGAGGACTTTGAAGCTGAAGAAACGGAGACCTCAATGAAAAAAAAAGAGTCTTTCTCAATCTCCGACATACGTGAGACGGATTTTTTTTACAGATCATTAAGAAAACCGGACTTCCAAAGAGAAACAAATGAATGGGATCCAAAGCGTGTTGTTCAGCTAGTTAAGAGTTTTGTAGACGGGGAGCTAATTCCAGCTATCATTCTCTGGCATAGTAAAAGCGGTCTCAGCTTCGTTATCGATGGATCCCATAGACTCAGTTCCTTAATCGCATGGATAAATGACGATTACGGAAGTGGAACAACCTCCAAGACTAATCTCCAGGGCCTCGTGCCCGAGGAACAGATCGCCGCTGCTGCTAGAACGAGGAAACTAGTTGAAAAGCAGGTTGGTCGATATTCGGATTATGTACTCGCCGCAAGTTCTCCGGAAAAAGTAGCTCCCGAAATAGCGGCGCGGGCTAAAAAACTTGGTGCTCTTGCAGTTCAACTTCAATGGGTTGAAGGTAATGCTCAAACGGCCGAAACCTCGTTTTTCAATATCAATCAACAAGCGGTAAAAATCAACGAAACCGAACTTAAGCTTATCAAATCTCGAAAACGGCCCAACGGAATTGCCGCGAGGGCAATTATCAAAGAAGGACAAAGTCATCATTACTGGTCTAAGTTCTCTCAAGAAGTTTCGGAGCAAATAGAGGAGCTGTCGCACGAGTTGAGCGACCTGATGTTTCTGCCCAAATTAAAAAATCCCGTTAAAACACTTGATTTGCCAATTGGTGGTAAAGGGTATTCTGCGCAAAGTCCATTATTGGTTTTTGAACTCGTTAACGCAGTCAACAATGTGGGTACTAGCGAACTTAACGAGGATATCGACGGCGCAGTTGCTGTTCAATTTCTTAAGAACACTCTAAAGGTCGTTCGAAGGGTCAACAGCTTACATCCATCTTCACTTGGCCTTCACCCTGCCGTTTATTTCTATTCTAGAGGCGGTCGTCACAAGTCAGCCTCGTTTTCGGCGATTATTGAGTTTTTGATCGAATTAGATTCGAAGCGTCTTTTAAAAGAGTTCACTTCAATAAGGAGCATATTTGAAGACATTCTTTTGGACGATGACTATATTCCAGAACAAATTCTCCGTCATCATCGAACTGCGGCCAAGGCGGTGCCGCACATCACCACGTATTTCCGTCATCTTATGGAACACCTGTTGGCGGCCAAAAAAATACCCAATTTCACTATTGTCAACGATGACGTGGTGAGAGAAGTTCTTTCAAAGAAGGAATATCGGTTTGTGAAAACCGTGGCGGTCGAGAATGAGTCCAGCGAGGGAGAATCGTTTTCCGATGAAACGAAATCTGCTGTCTTCATTACGGAGGCACTTCAAAGGGCTATACGGTGTAAGATATGCAACGCTCGAATGCACATCAACTCCATAACGATCGACCACATTCAACGCAAATCTGAAGGTGGAACGGCGGCTCTCGACAACGCTCAGGTCGCTCATCCGTTTTGTAATACAACAGTCAAACATTAG
- a CDS encoding adenosylhomocysteinase, producing the protein MANAGTSMQHDIKDINLAPQGKQRILWADREMPVLRLIRERFEKEKPLTGVKLVACAHITTETANLARTLQAGGAESLLIASNPLSTQDDVAASLVADWGIPVMAHKGESTDTYVRHVKAALETNPNLIIDDGSDVVATMIKEKPELIGNLIGTTEETTTGIVRLKAMVAAGVLTFPSIAVNDAQTKHFFDNRYGTGQSTLDGIIRATNILLAGKNLVVVGYGWCGKGVAMRARGMGSNVIVCEIDPIKAIEAVMDGFRVMPMIEACKLGDFFVTVTGNRHVIDREHFEHMRDGAIVCNSGHFDLELNLTALREMSSEVNTRRPFVEEYSKKDGKSVIVLGEGRLINLAAAEGHPASVMDMSFANQALSAEFLVKNKGTLAAGVHVLPPEVDQEIASLKLRAMGVNIDELTPEMLEYMTSWETGT; encoded by the coding sequence ATGGCAAACGCAGGAACATCAATGCAACACGACATCAAAGACATCAACCTGGCGCCGCAAGGCAAACAGCGTATTCTATGGGCCGACCGCGAAATGCCGGTTCTCCGCCTCATTCGCGAGCGTTTTGAAAAAGAAAAGCCGCTCACCGGCGTAAAGCTCGTCGCATGTGCACACATCACGACCGAGACGGCAAATCTGGCTCGCACGCTTCAGGCTGGCGGTGCGGAATCGCTGCTTATCGCTTCGAATCCGCTCTCGACACAGGACGATGTCGCGGCTTCGCTCGTCGCCGATTGGGGCATCCCGGTCATGGCTCATAAGGGCGAATCGACCGACACCTACGTCCGCCACGTCAAAGCGGCGCTCGAAACAAATCCGAATCTCATCATCGATGACGGCTCTGACGTTGTCGCAACGATGATCAAGGAAAAGCCTGAGCTTATCGGCAATCTCATCGGCACGACCGAAGAGACGACAACCGGTATCGTTCGCCTTAAGGCAATGGTCGCCGCCGGCGTGCTCACCTTCCCTTCAATCGCGGTCAACGACGCACAGACAAAGCATTTCTTTGACAACCGCTACGGCACGGGCCAATCAACGCTTGACGGCATCATTCGTGCGACAAATATTTTGCTCGCCGGAAAAAATCTCGTCGTCGTAGGCTACGGCTGGTGTGGAAAAGGCGTTGCAATGCGTGCCCGCGGTATGGGCTCGAATGTTATCGTCTGCGAGATCGATCCGATCAAAGCGATCGAGGCTGTCATGGACGGCTTCCGCGTGATGCCGATGATCGAGGCTTGCAAACTCGGCGATTTCTTCGTCACCGTGACCGGCAACCGCCACGTTATCGACCGTGAACATTTCGAGCACATGCGCGACGGAGCAATCGTCTGCAACAGCGGACACTTCGATCTGGAATTGAATCTAACGGCCCTGCGCGAAATGTCGAGCGAGGTCAACACACGCCGTCCGTTCGTCGAAGAGTATTCGAAGAAAGACGGCAAGAGCGTGATCGTTCTCGGCGAAGGCCGCCTGATCAACCTCGCCGCTGCCGAAGGCCATCCTGCTTCGGTGATGGATATGTCGTTCGCCAATCAGGCTCTGTCGGCTGAGTTTCTTGTTAAGAACAAAGGAACCCTCGCAGCAGGCGTCCACGTCCTGCCGCCCGAAGTCGATCAGGAGATCGCTTCCCTCAAACTCCGTGCGATGGGCGTCAACATCGACGAGCTCACACCGGAAATGCTCGAGTACATGACGAGCTGGGAAACAGGCACCTAG